A portion of the Toxotes jaculatrix isolate fToxJac2 chromosome 16, fToxJac2.pri, whole genome shotgun sequence genome contains these proteins:
- the ppp2r2ab gene encoding serine/threonine-protein phosphatase 2A 55 kDa regulatory subunit B alpha isoform: MAGPGGDMQWCFSQVKGAIDDDVAEADIISTVEFNHTGELLATGDKGGRVVIFQQEIENKNQPQFRSEYNVYSTFQSHEPEFDYLKSLEIEEKINKIRWLPQKNAAQFLLSTNDKTIKLWKISERDKRPEGYNLKEEDGRYKDPNTITSLRVPVLIPMDLMVEASPRRVFANAHTYHINSISVNSDNETYLSADDLRINLWHLEITDRSFNIVDIKPANMEELTEVITAAEFHPHQCNTFVYSSSKGTIRLCDMRVSALCDKHSKLFEEPEDPSNRSFFSEIISSISDVKFSHNGRYMMTRDYLSVKIWDLNMENRPVETYQVHEYLRSKLCSLYENDCIFDKFECCWNGNDSVVMTGSYNNFFRMFDRGHRRDVTLEASRENSKPMQVLKPRKVCAGGKRKKDEISVDSLDFNKKILHTAWHPQDNIIAVATTNNLYIFQDKVN; encoded by the exons ATGGCAG GACCTGGAGGTGACATGCAGTGGTGCTTCTCTCAGGTGAAAGGAGCCATTGATGACGACGTAGCTGAGG CGGACATCATATCCACAGTTGAGTTCAACCACACAGGGGAGCTGCTGGCCACAGGGGACAAGGGTGGGCGTGTAGTCATTTTCCAGCAGGAAATAGAG AATAAGAATCAGCCTCAGTTCCGGAGCGAATACAATGTTTACAGCACTTTTCAGAGCCATGAGCCAGAGTTTGACTACTTGAAGAGTTTGGAAATAGAAGAGAAGATCAATAAGATTCGCTGGCTTCCTCAGAAGAATGCCGCTCAGTTTCTGTTGTCAACTAATG ATAAGACAATTAAGTTGTGGAAAATCAGTGAACGAGACAAGAGACCAGAGGGCTATAATCTCAAAGAGGAGGATGGACGCTACAAAGACCCCAACACTATCACATCACTGCGG GTACCAGTTTTAATACCCATGGACCTCATGGTGGAAGCCAGTCCACGAAGGGTGTTTGCCAATGCCCACACCTACCATATTAACTCTATCTCAGTCAACAGTGACAATGAGACTTACTTGTCTGCAGATGACCTCCGCATCAACCTCTGGCACCTGGAGATCACTGACCGCAGCTTCA ATATTGTTGACATTAAACCGGCCAATATGGAGGAGCTAACAGAGGTgatcacagcagcagagttcCATCCTCATCAGTGTAACACCTTTgtctacagcagcagcaaaggaaCCATCCGTCTGTGCGACATGAGGGTTTCAGCACTGTGTGACAAGCACTCCAAAT TGTTTGAGGAACCAGAAGATCCAAGTAATCGCTCCTTCTTCTCTGAGATCATATCCTCAATCTCAGATGTTAAGTTTAGTCACAATGGACGCTACATGATGACCAGAGACTACTTGTCCGTGAAGATTTGGGACCTGAACATGGAGAACAGGCCAGTGGAGACCTATCAG GTTCATGAGTACCTGAGGAGCAAGCTGTGCTCGCTCTACGAGAATGACTGCATCTTTGACAAGTTTGAATGCTGCTGGAATGGCAATGACAG TGTGGTGATGACTGGCTCATACAACAACTTCTTCCGGATGTTTGATCGTGGCCATAGGCGGGATGTAACCCTGGAGGCATCCCGAGAAAACAGCAAGCCCATGCAGGTCTTAAAGCCCCGCAAGGTGTGCGCAGGTGGCAAACGCAAGAAGGATGAAATCAGCGTGGACAGTTTGGACTTCAACAAGAAGATCCTTCACACTGCCTGGCATCCCCAGGACAACATCATCGCAGTGGCGACAACCAACAACCTCTACATATTCCAGGATAAAGTAAACTAA